The Flammeovirga agarivorans genomic sequence GAGTCTTGTATCTACAGTGCAGAACAGGAGCGTGATTTCTTAAAAAATCATTTAGGACCTGCATTTGAAAAAGCTGGGTTTGCAGATAAAAAGATTGTTGTATGGGATCATAATAGAGACCTAATTGTCAACAGAGCAAATACAATTTTCGGAGATCCTGAAGCTGCAAAATATGCTTGGGGTATTGGTTTTCACTGGTACGAAACTTGGGCAGGTGGGGAACCTATGTTCGATAATTTAGGCATTGTCAAAGAAAACTTTCCTGATAAGCAATTATTATTTACTGAAGGATGTAATGAAGGATTTGATGCTTCTAAATATCAGTATTGGCCTAATGCAGAACGCTATGGTAAATCGATGATCAATGATTTTAATAAAGGTACTGTAGGTTGGACAGATTGGAATATTTTATTAGACCAAAATGGCGGACCAAACCATGTAGGTAACTTCTGTTTCTCACCAATCCATGCAGATACTGATAAAAATGAATTGATATTTACACCATCATATTATTATATCGGTCACTTCTCAAAATATATTAGACCAGGAGCAAGAAGAATTAGTACTGCTGTAAGTAGAAGTGTTCTTGAAGCTACTACTTTCCTAAACACAGATGGAAGAATGGTATCTGTTGTTATGAATAGTACTGATGAACCTATCTCATATGCAGTATATGTAGACGGCCAAGAAACTCAAGTAGAGATTCCTGCTAGAGCAATTCAAACACTTTTGTATTCAAATGACCAGAAAACTATATAGATTACCATAATAAGGGCAAAATAAGACTACTATAAATAAATAAAGTAGTCCAAGAAAACCTTTATTAAAATAAAACCCCTTACATTAAAGTAATGTAAGGGGAGTATGTTTTTTATGATATGTTTCCATATCATTGATTCTTTACCCATATCTAATATAGGGATTCCAAGATTATTTTAGCAAATTTTTTGAATCATTTATTCAATATTAATTTTATAATCTTCAGAAAATCAAGCATAAAAAAAGAGCTTATTTTTCAATAAGCTCAAATTATTTATTGTAATATCTTTTATTTATTCACTTTTACTACATCAGTATTATTCTGATTATTGGTCTGTTCTAACCGTAAAATACTAATATATATTACTGCTGGAACTATGGCTCTATAAATAGGAGATGTCATTACTTCTTCATTCATTGCTTCAGCTAATAATACA encodes the following:
- a CDS encoding glycoside hydrolase family 30 protein, with amino-acid sequence MKRILTTALAAVLLIGCAKENQLPKEKEITDLSSSTPSKVSVFTTAKDTELKMSNTGQSEFKKADQAKENEVSIFINPEKQYQEFLGIGGAITDASAEVFAKLSKEKQEELLNAYYGEDGIDYTIIRTSIHSCDFSSGSHTYVEEGDKELKTFDIEHDRKYRLPMIKSAIKKADENLTFYASPWSPPAFMKGKKDMLQGGSLLPEYFDSWANYYIKFIQEYEKEGIDVWGVTIQNEPMAVQTWESCIYSAEQERDFLKNHLGPAFEKAGFADKKIVVWDHNRDLIVNRANTIFGDPEAAKYAWGIGFHWYETWAGGEPMFDNLGIVKENFPDKQLLFTEGCNEGFDASKYQYWPNAERYGKSMINDFNKGTVGWTDWNILLDQNGGPNHVGNFCFSPIHADTDKNELIFTPSYYYIGHFSKYIRPGARRISTAVSRSVLEATTFLNTDGRMVSVVMNSTDEPISYAVYVDGQETQVEIPARAIQTLLYSNDQKTI